The Diachasmimorpha longicaudata isolate KC_UGA_2023 chromosome 14, iyDiaLong2, whole genome shotgun sequence genome includes a region encoding these proteins:
- the LOC135169331 gene encoding autism susceptibility gene 2 protein-like isoform X3: MEIEVKQRNSQRNRRRERAQRILAQRESLASAKNHNLSHQVRQRPGDDEDSHSGEDEETLGLSRSSGPRDGHQRPVRPPRPPRPRKKSSIAGGGAKEPPFEEDIIDGFAILAFRSYEDLESAIKLAGKNNLKKLHTLLTIEEKPKVDTGQNNRHNDHHIKNHFKPNHYTHNSILTPSTLNQGLDAGTSDDSGRASEQLHGPGIPRDSQDADSSRDHLSDASSHCSSGKGYICDSEGEDDKGSDAESILFESSTPPLPRKYELPSSSPHVLPPANGAGGTPPDTGGQISNPATDAPAPIPPPVPASAPVPTAPSPPSPTLPPHISQPPMTSPLAANPRAIAPQQRPASPAHPPPSLPQQPHTTIPALHPPNVPLVSSSHNTTSPAVASLGVTPAAPSNGAATTSYPPSLPMAAYPQSQPSYPPLYTPYASLNHSPYLSPAVPSPSHSASSRADVRSSRASPHTNSIAKPPLGNNVTTHNSSTPLSAATTTCVSTITNTVTTANTIAHRDIVTCSLAGRINNNNSPRGHSPNRERDSYSSNVSTLSRGSITPVSVPNTSSPANSSLPAYSKAQGWISSTSSQLSPATGTSVPRPTPPPPSAALGMHNFPPPMFAAPLPPPVSSSSPHTSLPSLPPPTTNPNPFSAESLFQTRVTHVTGQTDLLRRELDNRFLASSQDRNVAVSNLGPPPYLRTEMHHHQHQHTHVHQHTTPLLPPPAATTLFPPPIFKDIPKLGSVDSPFFRGNLNLSSYPGFNAGLLHPGMGPSTPFVPPNHLTSYAPKKTGKWNAMHVRIAWEIYHHQQKQQAEAKAGGVVATKTELLRPPGHLYPGGPPGGLGLGGPSLAPPFPSNMPPSHPGAPPPPHPVGFLSTSASHLGSGMSPFGRYPASYGGGNPNFPTLSAFPPTRDISQLSGLTSAVHDPWRGLQRANPGFPPTTVSWTLKPEPPSIDRRAELEERERERERQRREREELERQRREREREREEHERQRREREELERQRREREREEQRERERREREKEEKRKQQEAAERERERERRDKERRELERREMERERLMHQNRQHAMMGRDRSPLRNGTLDPSEVRVKEEPRSKDDDVVMLSRGPSVPGPGLSQGPSPIPDPRYHHPHHAYLARHPHSIPHGMSRTMMPLGHPMQHFQPPPPPPSASGPGQPPGPWTPDPFRDPYRYDALQQLRYNPLMAAAAFRAEEEERAKLYAGYNQNVAALRGKDPSPGPLSNLHMHHRAGPGPGNASRQVDGIIHAEMHKKEDSSQSR, translated from the exons AGTGCAATAAAGTTAGCTGGTAAAAACAATTTGAAGAAGCTACACACGCTTCTGACAATAGAGGAAAAACCAAAAGTGGATACCGGCCAGAACAATCGTCACAACGATCATCACATTAAGAATCACTTCAAGCCCAACCATTATACCCATAATTCCATACTGACACCCTCTACGCTCAATCAG GGCCTCGATGCAGGAACGAGTGACGACAGCGGGAGAGCGTCGGAACAACTGCATGGCCCTGGCATCCCTCGGGATAGCCAGGACGCTGATAGTTCCAGGGACCACCTTAGTGAT GCCAGCAGCCACTGCAGCTCGGGCAAAGGCTATATC tgTGATAGTGAAGGGGAAGACGATAAG GGTTCAGATGCAGAATCAATTCTCTTTGAATCTTCTACCCCACCTCTTCCACGTAAAT ACGAGTTGCCATCGTCATCGCCACACGTATTGCCACCAGCAAATGGTGCTGGTGGAACGCCTCCAGATACTGGGGGACAAATTTCAAATCCAGCAACGGATGCACCAGCACCAATACCCCCACCTGTGCCTGCCTCAGCACCTGTACCAACGGCGCCGAGTCCACCAAGTCCCACATTGCCACCACACATATCCCAACCACCC ATGACTAGTCCGCTAGCAGCGAatcctcgtgcaatagctccccAGCAGCGTCCAGCATCACCAGCTCATCCACCGCCATCACTGCCTCAGCAGCCACACACAACAATACCAGCTCTCCATCCACCAAATGTACCGCTGGTATCGTCGAGTCACAATACAACTAGTCCAGCAGTTGCTAGTCTAGGTGTAACCCCAGCAGCTCCATCAAATGGAGCAGCTACCACCAGCTATCCACCTTCATTGCCAATGGCTGCGTATCCGCAGAGTCAGCCCTCTTATCCACCTCTTTACACTCCTTACGCCTCGTTGAATCACAGCCCGTATTTGTCACCTGCTGTACCATCACCATCCCATTCAGCCTCTTCAAGAGCTGATGTC AGAAGCAGTAGAGCATCGCCCCATACGAACAGCATAGCAAAACCCCCATTAGGAAACAACGTAACAACTCACAACAGTTCAACTCCCCTCTCAGCAGCAACAACAACGTGTGTATCAACGATAACAAATACAGTTACCACAGCTAATACAATAGCACATCGGGACATTGTCACGTGTAGTCTTGCtggacgtatcaacaataataattcaccAAGGGGTCACAGTCCTAATCGTGAACGTGACAGTTACAG CAGTAACGTAAGTACGTTGAGCAGAGGGAGTATAACGCCAGTCAGTGTGCCAAACACGTCATCCCCAGCCAATTCTAGTCTACCCGCTTATTCAAAGGCTCAAGGATGGatcag TAGCACGAGTTCTCAATTATCACCTGCGACTGGTACATCAGTGCCAAGGCCAACACCCCCACCTCCCTCAGCAGCCCTCGGAATGCACAATTTTCCACCACCAATGTTTGCAGCTCCTTTACCACCCCCAGTATCAAGTTCCAGTCCTCACACTTCGTTGCCTTCATTACCACCACCCACCACCAATCCCAATCCTTTCTCGGCTGAGTCACTCTTCCAGACAA GGGTGACCCATGTCACAGGTCAAACGGATCTGTTGAGACGGGAGTTGGATAATCGGTTCCTAGCCTCTTCCCAAGATAGAAACGTTGCAGTGAGTAATTTAGGGCCTCCACCGTATTTAAGAACAGAGATGCATCATCATCAGCATCAGCACACCCATGTACATCAGCACACGACTCCTCTGCTGCCTCCACCAGCTGCTACGACATTGTTTCCACCCCCAATC TTTAAGGATATTCCAAAGCTGGGAAGCGTTGATTCGCCATTTTTTCGTGGCAATCTCAATCTTTCGAGTTATCCCGGATTCAATGCTGGACTTCTACATCCAGGAATGGGTCCGTCTACACCGTTTGTGCCACCTAATCATTTGACATCATATGCACCAAAA aagACTGGTAAGTGGAACGCAATGCACGTGAGAATAGCCTGGGAAATTTACCATCACCAGCAGAAGCAACAGGCGGAGGCGAAAGCCGGGGGAGTAGTGGCAACCAAGACAGAACTTCTGAGGCCACCAGGACATTTATATCCAGGGGGGCCTCCAGGTGGTTTAGGACTGGGTGGGCCCTCTCTGGCGCCACCCTTTCCTTCCAATATGCCTCCTAGTCATCCTGGGGCACCACCACCCCCTCATCCTGTTGGGTTTCTGTCCACATCTGCGTCACATTTAG gaaGTGGAATGTCACCATTCGGGAGATATCCAGCATCATATGGTGGAGGAAATCCAAATTTCCCGACGCTGTCAGCATTTCCACCTACCAGAGATATATCGCAGTTGAGCGGACTCACGTCAGCTGTTCATGATCCTTGGAGAGG TCTCCAGCGTGCGAATCCAGGCTTTCCTCCAACAACAGTCTCTTGGACTCTGAAACCCGAGCCCCCTTCCATCGATCGTCGTGCGGAGCTCGAAGAGCGTGAACGTGAGCGTGAACGTCAGCGTCGTGAACGTGAGGAGCTCGAGCGTCAACGTCGCGAACGAGAGCGTGAGCGTGAGGAGCACGAACGTCAGCGTCGAGAGCGCGAGGAGCTCGAGCGTCAGCGTAGGGAGCGTGAACGCGAGGAGCAGCGGGAACGAGAACGTCGTGAACGTGAAAAAGAGGAGAAGAGGAAGCAGCAGGAGGCAGCAGAGCGTGAGCGTGAGCGTGAACGACGTGACAAGGAGAGGAGGGAGTTGGAGAGACGGGAGATGGAACGAGAGAGACTGATGCATCAGAATCGTCAGCATGCGATGATGGGGCGTGACAGATCGCCTTTGAGAAATGGAACATTGGATCCCAGTGAGGTGCGAGTGAAGGAGGAACCCAGGAGCAAAGACGACGATGTTGTTATGCTGTCAAGGGGTCCAAGTGTACCAGGCCCTGGATTGTCACAGGGCCCCAGTCCCATTCCAGACCCGAGATATCATCATCCTCATCATGCATACTTGGCTAGGCATCCTCACAGCATTCCACATGGAATGTCGCGGACAATGATGCCACTGGGTCATCCTATGCAGCACTTTCAGCCCCCACCACCACCCCCATCGGCATCAGGACCTGGACAACCACCTGGCCCATGGACACCTGATCCATTCAGGGATCCGTACAGGTACGATGCACTACAGCAGCTGAGGTACAATCCTCTGATGGCTGCTGCTGCCTTCAGGGCTGAAGAGGAGGAGAGGGCGAAACTCTATGCTGGGTACAATCAGAATGTGGCTGCACTCAGAGGAAAGGATCCCAGTCCTGGACCTCTCAGCAATCTTCATATGCATCATCGGGCTGGCCCTGGGCCTGGGAATGCATCTAGACAGGTTGATGGAATCATTCATGCTGAGATGCATAAGAAGGAGGACTCCTCGCAGTCTCGATGA
- the LOC135169331 gene encoding autism susceptibility gene 2 protein-like isoform X5 has protein sequence MEIEVKQRNSQRNRRRERAQRILAQRESLASAKNHNLSHQVRQRPGDDEDSHSGEDEETLGLSRSSGPRDGHQRPVRPPRPPRPRKKSSIAGGGAKEPPFEEDIIDGFAILAFRSYEDLESAIKLAGKNNLKKLHTLLTIEEKPKVDTGQNNRHNDHHIKNHFKPNHYTHNSILTPSTLNQGLDAGTSDDSGRASEQLHGPGIPRDSQDADSSRDHLSDASSHCSSGKGYICDSEGEDDKGSDAESILFESSTPPLPRKYELPSSSPHVLPPANGAGGTPPDTGGQISNPATDAPAPIPPPVPASAPVPTAPSPPSPTLPPHISQPPMTSPLAANPRAIAPQQRPASPAHPPPSLPQQPHTTIPALHPPNVPLVSSSHNTTSPAVASLGVTPAAPSNGAATTSYPPSLPMAAYPQSQPSYPPLYTPYASLNHSPYLSPAVPSPSHSASSRADVRSSRASPHTNSIAKPPLGNNVTTHNSSTPLSAATTTCVSTITNTVTTANTIAHRDIVTCSLAGRINNNNSPRGHSPNRERDSYSSNVSTLSRGSITPVSVPNTSSPANSSLPAYSKAQGWISSSTSSQLSPATGTSVPRPTPPPPSAALGMHNFPPPMFAAPLPPPVSSSSPHTSLPSLPPPTTNPNPFSAESLFQTSQTDLLRRELDNRFLASSQDRNVAVSNLGPPPYLRTEMHHHQHQHTHVHQHTTPLLPPPAATTLFPPPIFKDIPKLGSVDSPFFRGNLNLSSYPGFNAGLLHPGMGPSTPFVPPNHLTSYAPKKTGKWNAMHVRIAWEIYHHQQKQQAEAKAGGVVATKTELLRPPGHLYPGGPPGGLGLGGPSLAPPFPSNMPPSHPGAPPPPHPVGFLSTSASHLGSGMSPFGRYPASYGGGNPNFPTLSAFPPTRDISQLSGLTSAVHDPWRGLQRANPGFPPTTVSWTLKPEPPSIDRRAELEERERERERQRREREELERQRREREREREEHERQRREREELERQRREREREEQRERERREREKEEKRKQQEAAERERERERRDKERRELERREMERERLMHQNRQHAMMGRDRSPLRNGTLDPSEVRVKEEPRSKDDDVVMLSRGPSVPGPGLSQGPSPIPDPRYHHPHHAYLARHPHSIPHGMSRTMMPLGHPMQHFQPPPPPPSASGPGQPPGPWTPDPFRDPYRYDALQQLRYNPLMAAAAFRAEEEERAKLYAGYNQNVAALRGKDPSPGPLSNLHMHHRAGPGPGNASRQVDGIIHAEMHKKEDSSQSR, from the exons AGTGCAATAAAGTTAGCTGGTAAAAACAATTTGAAGAAGCTACACACGCTTCTGACAATAGAGGAAAAACCAAAAGTGGATACCGGCCAGAACAATCGTCACAACGATCATCACATTAAGAATCACTTCAAGCCCAACCATTATACCCATAATTCCATACTGACACCCTCTACGCTCAATCAG GGCCTCGATGCAGGAACGAGTGACGACAGCGGGAGAGCGTCGGAACAACTGCATGGCCCTGGCATCCCTCGGGATAGCCAGGACGCTGATAGTTCCAGGGACCACCTTAGTGAT GCCAGCAGCCACTGCAGCTCGGGCAAAGGCTATATC tgTGATAGTGAAGGGGAAGACGATAAG GGTTCAGATGCAGAATCAATTCTCTTTGAATCTTCTACCCCACCTCTTCCACGTAAAT ACGAGTTGCCATCGTCATCGCCACACGTATTGCCACCAGCAAATGGTGCTGGTGGAACGCCTCCAGATACTGGGGGACAAATTTCAAATCCAGCAACGGATGCACCAGCACCAATACCCCCACCTGTGCCTGCCTCAGCACCTGTACCAACGGCGCCGAGTCCACCAAGTCCCACATTGCCACCACACATATCCCAACCACCC ATGACTAGTCCGCTAGCAGCGAatcctcgtgcaatagctccccAGCAGCGTCCAGCATCACCAGCTCATCCACCGCCATCACTGCCTCAGCAGCCACACACAACAATACCAGCTCTCCATCCACCAAATGTACCGCTGGTATCGTCGAGTCACAATACAACTAGTCCAGCAGTTGCTAGTCTAGGTGTAACCCCAGCAGCTCCATCAAATGGAGCAGCTACCACCAGCTATCCACCTTCATTGCCAATGGCTGCGTATCCGCAGAGTCAGCCCTCTTATCCACCTCTTTACACTCCTTACGCCTCGTTGAATCACAGCCCGTATTTGTCACCTGCTGTACCATCACCATCCCATTCAGCCTCTTCAAGAGCTGATGTC AGAAGCAGTAGAGCATCGCCCCATACGAACAGCATAGCAAAACCCCCATTAGGAAACAACGTAACAACTCACAACAGTTCAACTCCCCTCTCAGCAGCAACAACAACGTGTGTATCAACGATAACAAATACAGTTACCACAGCTAATACAATAGCACATCGGGACATTGTCACGTGTAGTCTTGCtggacgtatcaacaataataattcaccAAGGGGTCACAGTCCTAATCGTGAACGTGACAGTTACAG CAGTAACGTAAGTACGTTGAGCAGAGGGAGTATAACGCCAGTCAGTGTGCCAAACACGTCATCCCCAGCCAATTCTAGTCTACCCGCTTATTCAAAGGCTCAAGGATGGatcag TAGTAGCACGAGTTCTCAATTATCACCTGCGACTGGTACATCAGTGCCAAGGCCAACACCCCCACCTCCCTCAGCAGCCCTCGGAATGCACAATTTTCCACCACCAATGTTTGCAGCTCCTTTACCACCCCCAGTATCAAGTTCCAGTCCTCACACTTCGTTGCCTTCATTACCACCACCCACCACCAATCCCAATCCTTTCTCGGCTGAGTCACTCTTCCAGACAA GTCAAACGGATCTGTTGAGACGGGAGTTGGATAATCGGTTCCTAGCCTCTTCCCAAGATAGAAACGTTGCAGTGAGTAATTTAGGGCCTCCACCGTATTTAAGAACAGAGATGCATCATCATCAGCATCAGCACACCCATGTACATCAGCACACGACTCCTCTGCTGCCTCCACCAGCTGCTACGACATTGTTTCCACCCCCAATC TTTAAGGATATTCCAAAGCTGGGAAGCGTTGATTCGCCATTTTTTCGTGGCAATCTCAATCTTTCGAGTTATCCCGGATTCAATGCTGGACTTCTACATCCAGGAATGGGTCCGTCTACACCGTTTGTGCCACCTAATCATTTGACATCATATGCACCAAAA aagACTGGTAAGTGGAACGCAATGCACGTGAGAATAGCCTGGGAAATTTACCATCACCAGCAGAAGCAACAGGCGGAGGCGAAAGCCGGGGGAGTAGTGGCAACCAAGACAGAACTTCTGAGGCCACCAGGACATTTATATCCAGGGGGGCCTCCAGGTGGTTTAGGACTGGGTGGGCCCTCTCTGGCGCCACCCTTTCCTTCCAATATGCCTCCTAGTCATCCTGGGGCACCACCACCCCCTCATCCTGTTGGGTTTCTGTCCACATCTGCGTCACATTTAG gaaGTGGAATGTCACCATTCGGGAGATATCCAGCATCATATGGTGGAGGAAATCCAAATTTCCCGACGCTGTCAGCATTTCCACCTACCAGAGATATATCGCAGTTGAGCGGACTCACGTCAGCTGTTCATGATCCTTGGAGAGG TCTCCAGCGTGCGAATCCAGGCTTTCCTCCAACAACAGTCTCTTGGACTCTGAAACCCGAGCCCCCTTCCATCGATCGTCGTGCGGAGCTCGAAGAGCGTGAACGTGAGCGTGAACGTCAGCGTCGTGAACGTGAGGAGCTCGAGCGTCAACGTCGCGAACGAGAGCGTGAGCGTGAGGAGCACGAACGTCAGCGTCGAGAGCGCGAGGAGCTCGAGCGTCAGCGTAGGGAGCGTGAACGCGAGGAGCAGCGGGAACGAGAACGTCGTGAACGTGAAAAAGAGGAGAAGAGGAAGCAGCAGGAGGCAGCAGAGCGTGAGCGTGAGCGTGAACGACGTGACAAGGAGAGGAGGGAGTTGGAGAGACGGGAGATGGAACGAGAGAGACTGATGCATCAGAATCGTCAGCATGCGATGATGGGGCGTGACAGATCGCCTTTGAGAAATGGAACATTGGATCCCAGTGAGGTGCGAGTGAAGGAGGAACCCAGGAGCAAAGACGACGATGTTGTTATGCTGTCAAGGGGTCCAAGTGTACCAGGCCCTGGATTGTCACAGGGCCCCAGTCCCATTCCAGACCCGAGATATCATCATCCTCATCATGCATACTTGGCTAGGCATCCTCACAGCATTCCACATGGAATGTCGCGGACAATGATGCCACTGGGTCATCCTATGCAGCACTTTCAGCCCCCACCACCACCCCCATCGGCATCAGGACCTGGACAACCACCTGGCCCATGGACACCTGATCCATTCAGGGATCCGTACAGGTACGATGCACTACAGCAGCTGAGGTACAATCCTCTGATGGCTGCTGCTGCCTTCAGGGCTGAAGAGGAGGAGAGGGCGAAACTCTATGCTGGGTACAATCAGAATGTGGCTGCACTCAGAGGAAAGGATCCCAGTCCTGGACCTCTCAGCAATCTTCATATGCATCATCGGGCTGGCCCTGGGCCTGGGAATGCATCTAGACAGGTTGATGGAATCATTCATGCTGAGATGCATAAGAAGGAGGACTCCTCGCAGTCTCGATGA
- the LOC135169331 gene encoding autism susceptibility gene 2 protein-like isoform X1 — MEIEVKQRNSQRNRRRERAQRILAQRESLASAKNHNLSHQVRQRPGDDEDSHSGEDEETLGLSRSSGPRDGHQRPVRPPRPPRPRKKSSIAGGGAKEPPFEEDIIDGFAILAFRSYEDLESAIKLAGKNNLKKLHTLLTIEEKPKVDTGQNNRHNDHHIKNHFKPNHYTHNSILTPSTLNQGLDAGTSDDSGRASEQLHGPGIPRDSQDADSSRDHLSDASSHCSSGKGYICDSEGEDDKGSDAESILFESSTPPLPRKYELPSSSPHVLPPANGAGGTPPDTGGQISNPATDAPAPIPPPVPASAPVPTAPSPPSPTLPPHISQPPMTSPLAANPRAIAPQQRPASPAHPPPSLPQQPHTTIPALHPPNVPLVSSSHNTTSPAVASLGVTPAAPSNGAATTSYPPSLPMAAYPQSQPSYPPLYTPYASLNHSPYLSPAVPSPSHSASSRADVRSSRASPHTNSIAKPPLGNNVTTHNSSTPLSAATTTCVSTITNTVTTANTIAHRDIVTCSLAGRINNNNSPRGHSPNRERDSYSSNVSTLSRGSITPVSVPNTSSPANSSLPAYSKAQGWISSSTSSQLSPATGTSVPRPTPPPPSAALGMHNFPPPMFAAPLPPPVSSSSPHTSLPSLPPPTTNPNPFSAESLFQTRVTHVTGQTDLLRRELDNRFLASSQDRNVAVSNLGPPPYLRTEMHHHQHQHTHVHQHTTPLLPPPAATTLFPPPIFKDIPKLGSVDSPFFRGNLNLSSYPGFNAGLLHPGMGPSTPFVPPNHLTSYAPKKTGKWNAMHVRIAWEIYHHQQKQQAEAKAGGVVATKTELLRPPGHLYPGGPPGGLGLGGPSLAPPFPSNMPPSHPGAPPPPHPVGFLSTSASHLGSGMSPFGRYPASYGGGNPNFPTLSAFPPTRDISQLSGLTSAVHDPWRGLQRANPGFPPTTVSWTLKPEPPSIDRRAELEERERERERQRREREELERQRREREREREEHERQRREREELERQRREREREEQRERERREREKEEKRKQQEAAERERERERRDKERRELERREMERERLMHQNRQHAMMGRDRSPLRNGTLDPSEVRVKEEPRSKDDDVVMLSRGPSVPGPGLSQGPSPIPDPRYHHPHHAYLARHPHSIPHGMSRTMMPLGHPMQHFQPPPPPPSASGPGQPPGPWTPDPFRDPYRYDALQQLRYNPLMAAAAFRAEEEERAKLYAGYNQNVAALRGKDPSPGPLSNLHMHHRAGPGPGNASRQVDGIIHAEMHKKEDSSQSR, encoded by the exons AGTGCAATAAAGTTAGCTGGTAAAAACAATTTGAAGAAGCTACACACGCTTCTGACAATAGAGGAAAAACCAAAAGTGGATACCGGCCAGAACAATCGTCACAACGATCATCACATTAAGAATCACTTCAAGCCCAACCATTATACCCATAATTCCATACTGACACCCTCTACGCTCAATCAG GGCCTCGATGCAGGAACGAGTGACGACAGCGGGAGAGCGTCGGAACAACTGCATGGCCCTGGCATCCCTCGGGATAGCCAGGACGCTGATAGTTCCAGGGACCACCTTAGTGAT GCCAGCAGCCACTGCAGCTCGGGCAAAGGCTATATC tgTGATAGTGAAGGGGAAGACGATAAG GGTTCAGATGCAGAATCAATTCTCTTTGAATCTTCTACCCCACCTCTTCCACGTAAAT ACGAGTTGCCATCGTCATCGCCACACGTATTGCCACCAGCAAATGGTGCTGGTGGAACGCCTCCAGATACTGGGGGACAAATTTCAAATCCAGCAACGGATGCACCAGCACCAATACCCCCACCTGTGCCTGCCTCAGCACCTGTACCAACGGCGCCGAGTCCACCAAGTCCCACATTGCCACCACACATATCCCAACCACCC ATGACTAGTCCGCTAGCAGCGAatcctcgtgcaatagctccccAGCAGCGTCCAGCATCACCAGCTCATCCACCGCCATCACTGCCTCAGCAGCCACACACAACAATACCAGCTCTCCATCCACCAAATGTACCGCTGGTATCGTCGAGTCACAATACAACTAGTCCAGCAGTTGCTAGTCTAGGTGTAACCCCAGCAGCTCCATCAAATGGAGCAGCTACCACCAGCTATCCACCTTCATTGCCAATGGCTGCGTATCCGCAGAGTCAGCCCTCTTATCCACCTCTTTACACTCCTTACGCCTCGTTGAATCACAGCCCGTATTTGTCACCTGCTGTACCATCACCATCCCATTCAGCCTCTTCAAGAGCTGATGTC AGAAGCAGTAGAGCATCGCCCCATACGAACAGCATAGCAAAACCCCCATTAGGAAACAACGTAACAACTCACAACAGTTCAACTCCCCTCTCAGCAGCAACAACAACGTGTGTATCAACGATAACAAATACAGTTACCACAGCTAATACAATAGCACATCGGGACATTGTCACGTGTAGTCTTGCtggacgtatcaacaataataattcaccAAGGGGTCACAGTCCTAATCGTGAACGTGACAGTTACAG CAGTAACGTAAGTACGTTGAGCAGAGGGAGTATAACGCCAGTCAGTGTGCCAAACACGTCATCCCCAGCCAATTCTAGTCTACCCGCTTATTCAAAGGCTCAAGGATGGatcag TAGTAGCACGAGTTCTCAATTATCACCTGCGACTGGTACATCAGTGCCAAGGCCAACACCCCCACCTCCCTCAGCAGCCCTCGGAATGCACAATTTTCCACCACCAATGTTTGCAGCTCCTTTACCACCCCCAGTATCAAGTTCCAGTCCTCACACTTCGTTGCCTTCATTACCACCACCCACCACCAATCCCAATCCTTTCTCGGCTGAGTCACTCTTCCAGACAA GGGTGACCCATGTCACAGGTCAAACGGATCTGTTGAGACGGGAGTTGGATAATCGGTTCCTAGCCTCTTCCCAAGATAGAAACGTTGCAGTGAGTAATTTAGGGCCTCCACCGTATTTAAGAACAGAGATGCATCATCATCAGCATCAGCACACCCATGTACATCAGCACACGACTCCTCTGCTGCCTCCACCAGCTGCTACGACATTGTTTCCACCCCCAATC TTTAAGGATATTCCAAAGCTGGGAAGCGTTGATTCGCCATTTTTTCGTGGCAATCTCAATCTTTCGAGTTATCCCGGATTCAATGCTGGACTTCTACATCCAGGAATGGGTCCGTCTACACCGTTTGTGCCACCTAATCATTTGACATCATATGCACCAAAA aagACTGGTAAGTGGAACGCAATGCACGTGAGAATAGCCTGGGAAATTTACCATCACCAGCAGAAGCAACAGGCGGAGGCGAAAGCCGGGGGAGTAGTGGCAACCAAGACAGAACTTCTGAGGCCACCAGGACATTTATATCCAGGGGGGCCTCCAGGTGGTTTAGGACTGGGTGGGCCCTCTCTGGCGCCACCCTTTCCTTCCAATATGCCTCCTAGTCATCCTGGGGCACCACCACCCCCTCATCCTGTTGGGTTTCTGTCCACATCTGCGTCACATTTAG gaaGTGGAATGTCACCATTCGGGAGATATCCAGCATCATATGGTGGAGGAAATCCAAATTTCCCGACGCTGTCAGCATTTCCACCTACCAGAGATATATCGCAGTTGAGCGGACTCACGTCAGCTGTTCATGATCCTTGGAGAGG TCTCCAGCGTGCGAATCCAGGCTTTCCTCCAACAACAGTCTCTTGGACTCTGAAACCCGAGCCCCCTTCCATCGATCGTCGTGCGGAGCTCGAAGAGCGTGAACGTGAGCGTGAACGTCAGCGTCGTGAACGTGAGGAGCTCGAGCGTCAACGTCGCGAACGAGAGCGTGAGCGTGAGGAGCACGAACGTCAGCGTCGAGAGCGCGAGGAGCTCGAGCGTCAGCGTAGGGAGCGTGAACGCGAGGAGCAGCGGGAACGAGAACGTCGTGAACGTGAAAAAGAGGAGAAGAGGAAGCAGCAGGAGGCAGCAGAGCGTGAGCGTGAGCGTGAACGACGTGACAAGGAGAGGAGGGAGTTGGAGAGACGGGAGATGGAACGAGAGAGACTGATGCATCAGAATCGTCAGCATGCGATGATGGGGCGTGACAGATCGCCTTTGAGAAATGGAACATTGGATCCCAGTGAGGTGCGAGTGAAGGAGGAACCCAGGAGCAAAGACGACGATGTTGTTATGCTGTCAAGGGGTCCAAGTGTACCAGGCCCTGGATTGTCACAGGGCCCCAGTCCCATTCCAGACCCGAGATATCATCATCCTCATCATGCATACTTGGCTAGGCATCCTCACAGCATTCCACATGGAATGTCGCGGACAATGATGCCACTGGGTCATCCTATGCAGCACTTTCAGCCCCCACCACCACCCCCATCGGCATCAGGACCTGGACAACCACCTGGCCCATGGACACCTGATCCATTCAGGGATCCGTACAGGTACGATGCACTACAGCAGCTGAGGTACAATCCTCTGATGGCTGCTGCTGCCTTCAGGGCTGAAGAGGAGGAGAGGGCGAAACTCTATGCTGGGTACAATCAGAATGTGGCTGCACTCAGAGGAAAGGATCCCAGTCCTGGACCTCTCAGCAATCTTCATATGCATCATCGGGCTGGCCCTGGGCCTGGGAATGCATCTAGACAGGTTGATGGAATCATTCATGCTGAGATGCATAAGAAGGAGGACTCCTCGCAGTCTCGATGA